In Halalkalibaculum roseum, a single window of DNA contains:
- a CDS encoding alpha/beta hydrolase: MKKIRAFLVILILMPLMAINAQQSNYETKVNQISSSNVEDDFVLNVGLPPSYNNTKNKYPLLMVLDGDKSFGMARDIVDWLSWSKEIPELIVVGISYEGSMQDWWQKRSRDFTPTKDEGKIWGEWHLAGGASDFQTFISTELIPFIEQNYRITDERVLAGMSFGGLFCTYTLFTKPDIFNRYIIVSPALAWNNKVIWQYENQYFSNNSELQARVFTAVGGLDQSVIIEPWKNFNELINNRKYKGVTWESHLYEGETHISSWPVALTRGLKTVFETKLK, translated from the coding sequence ATGAAGAAAATTCGTGCCTTTCTAGTGATATTGATTTTGATGCCTCTCATGGCTATCAATGCTCAGCAGTCGAACTATGAAACTAAGGTTAATCAAATCAGTTCATCCAATGTAGAAGATGATTTCGTATTAAATGTCGGCTTACCACCTTCTTACAATAACACAAAGAATAAATATCCACTATTAATGGTCCTTGATGGTGATAAATCATTTGGCATGGCTCGAGATATTGTGGACTGGCTATCATGGAGCAAAGAAATACCCGAATTGATAGTTGTTGGAATTTCCTATGAAGGATCCATGCAAGATTGGTGGCAAAAACGATCACGAGACTTCACCCCTACAAAAGATGAAGGGAAAATTTGGGGTGAATGGCATTTAGCAGGCGGAGCTAGCGATTTTCAAACATTCATCTCAACCGAATTGATACCTTTTATAGAACAAAACTACAGAATCACAGATGAACGAGTTTTAGCCGGTATGTCATTTGGCGGATTGTTTTGCACCTATACACTATTTACAAAACCTGATATTTTCAATCGTTATATAATTGTAAGTCCGGCACTTGCATGGAATAATAAGGTAATTTGGCAATATGAAAATCAATATTTTTCTAACAATTCAGAACTTCAGGCTCGGGTGTTTACGGCTGTAGGCGGGTTAGATCAATCAGTTATTATTGAGCCATGGAAAAACTTTAATGAGTTAATCAATAATCGTAAATACAAAGGAGTAACCTGGGAATCACACCTTTATGAGGGTGAAACACATATATCTAGTTGGCCAGTAGCACTAACCAGAGGTCTTAAAACCGTCTTTGAAACAAAATTAAAATAG